GTTCTCCCTGCTATAGCCCCACTCACAATTGTGGCTGCCGTGATAGTATAAACATAGTAAATAAACCAATCAACTAACTCTTCACTATGACGTCCAACTGCAGCAAGAAAGAAGTGCTTATTTCCAATAAATGCATTGCCACCTCCAAAAGCAAACATATGTCCACATGCCCAACATgcaagaaaactgcaaataCTACTGATAAAGTTCTTGAAAAGAATGTTGGTTGTGTTCTTTGATTGGACTGAGCCAGCTTCCAAGAATGCAAACCCGGCTTGCATAACTGCAATACCACAATAGTTAGCACATACGAATGTACAATTCAGACTTCGCAAATAGAAGAGAATTATCAAATACTTACGAAAAACAATAATGGCAAGAGTCGTAAAATTAGCATCCTGTGCAATTTCAATGGCCATTCTGATGCAGCTGTGATAGACGTATATGCTCACTGACAGTCTACAGCAGAAGTATGTTTTACATCATCTGATGGAGATATTTGACCACATCACATTATTACAACAATATATACTCAATAAGTAGATTAGTCTAACAAACATTATTATGTTGACTAGACAATTCTCTAAAAATagaatattattatattatttacagATTGAAGGGTCTGGACTCCAAGTCCATTGTACCTTTTAGTACGTCTTCTAGTTTACCTATACAGCGTAGTTTACCTATACAGTGTAGTTGACCTGCAAAAAACGCTACATGCCTCCCACCTACCTTATCTTCTTGCCTAATTCTTTTGCTCGAGAATAACGAGTTGGTCGATGTGCATGATTCCAACGGTCTAGGGGTGCACTGGTAACGATTTCTATGCTTTCTAACGTACTTCCTACATGGCTCTTACTTATCCACATACACCCGATTGGCATCGTGCTTGTATCTCGTAGACATGTCgactaaaatagaaatacGACTCCATAGTTGCTTGCGATCGTCACAGCGCATGCGTGGCCGCAAATGAGATTAGCAGCCTGACATCTATCAGTCGGCCACTTGTTGAAACGTTCTCTTTCGTCGTGTAACTTTCTTCATGTCTTGTAGTGCGCAACAAGTGGAGTTTTCTTCAAGACGTGGTTTGTAGTCCATGGCCAAGTACCTACAGAGATTTGTAGTAGCCAATCTTTTGTACACGTTCTAGAATTGGACTGCAGATTCGGAGAAAATGTGCTTTGTTGTGGAGTGGTGCGATGAACCGGGCCACTAGACTGTCGTTCCTAGAAAGAAGATCGAGAGCAAACCACCGTTTCTGGTTGGGGGCAGCGTGTGTGTAAAGGCGACAGGTTTACGTGGGCAGAGTGTGAA
This window of the Corticium candelabrum chromosome 17, ooCorCand1.1, whole genome shotgun sequence genome carries:
- the LOC134193537 gene encoding uncharacterized protein LOC134193537, with the protein product MPIGCMWINRWNHAHRPTRYSRAKELGKKIRLSVSIYVYHSCIRMAIEIAQDANFTTLAIIVFLMQAGFAFLEAGSVQSKNTTNILFKNFISSICSFLACWACGHMFAFGGGNAFIGNKHFFLAAVGRHSEELVDWFIYYVYTITAATIIDNILRAFIFSVVLLATTNAGQNIVNGTSCHPCGFRGCFNHDLTKCCLPCYCQQPTPRHWGVCAYPTPVSPMDGNP